One window of the Chryseobacterium sp. CY350 genome contains the following:
- the purH gene encoding bifunctional phosphoribosylaminoimidazolecarboxamide formyltransferase/IMP cyclohydrolase has product MSKRVLISVSDKSGLTEFAQFLESQNYELISTGGTFKHLKDAGLNPIQIDEVTDFPEMLDGRVKTLHPKVHGGLLAVRSNEEHMKTVQEHNIGLIDMVIVNLYPFFENVNKDISLHEKVEFIDIGGPSMLRSAAKNFDSVTVITDVEDYEKVKIEMEQNGDTFIETRKRLAGKVFNLTSAYDAAISRMLLEEDYPTYLSASYKKVSDLRYGENPHQTAAYYVSTFENGAMKDFEQLGGKELSFNNLRDMDLCWKVVTEFKDEMACCAVKHSTPCGVAIGTSALETYKKTFECDPISIFGGIVAANFKIDAATAEELNKTFLEIVMAPDFDDDALEVLRKKKNLRIIKIVNQVSDKQTWVKVDGGILVQDNDSIFSDDIKVVTETQPTEEQKKALLFSQRVVKYVKSNAIVVSNGIQAFGIGGGQVNRIWATQQAIERAKEKFTGELVLASDAFFPFRDVVDFCAQEGITAIIQPGGSVKDQESIDAANEHKIPMMFTGVRHFFH; this is encoded by the coding sequence ATGAGCAAGAGAGTTTTGATCAGTGTTTCTGACAAAAGCGGATTAACAGAATTCGCACAGTTTTTAGAATCTCAAAATTATGAATTGATCTCTACAGGAGGCACATTCAAACATTTGAAAGACGCTGGTCTGAATCCGATTCAAATTGATGAGGTTACTGATTTCCCTGAAATGCTTGACGGAAGAGTGAAAACCTTACACCCAAAAGTTCACGGCGGTTTATTGGCTGTTCGTTCAAACGAAGAGCACATGAAAACCGTTCAGGAGCATAATATCGGTTTGATCGACATGGTAATTGTAAATTTGTATCCGTTTTTTGAAAATGTAAATAAAGACATTTCATTACACGAAAAAGTAGAATTCATCGACATCGGAGGTCCGTCAATGCTTCGTTCAGCTGCTAAAAATTTCGATTCTGTAACCGTTATTACTGACGTTGAAGATTACGAAAAAGTAAAAATCGAAATGGAACAAAACGGTGATACCTTCATCGAAACCCGTAAAAGATTAGCCGGAAAAGTTTTTAACCTGACTTCAGCTTACGATGCAGCGATCTCAAGAATGCTTTTAGAAGAAGATTACCCGACTTATTTAAGTGCTTCATACAAGAAAGTTTCAGATTTAAGATACGGAGAAAACCCACACCAGACTGCAGCGTACTATGTTTCAACTTTTGAAAACGGTGCGATGAAAGATTTCGAACAATTAGGAGGTAAAGAATTATCATTCAACAACCTTCGTGATATGGATCTTTGCTGGAAAGTAGTTACAGAATTCAAAGACGAAATGGCATGTTGCGCTGTAAAACATTCTACACCTTGTGGCGTGGCGATCGGAACTTCTGCTTTGGAAACTTACAAAAAGACTTTCGAGTGCGATCCGATCTCTATTTTCGGTGGAATTGTTGCTGCCAACTTCAAAATTGATGCTGCAACAGCTGAAGAATTAAACAAAACATTCCTTGAAATCGTAATGGCTCCCGATTTTGATGATGATGCTTTGGAAGTTTTAAGAAAAAAGAAAAATTTAAGAATTATAAAAATCGTTAATCAGGTTTCAGACAAGCAAACTTGGGTAAAAGTTGACGGTGGAATCTTGGTGCAGGATAACGACAGTATTTTCTCAGATGATATTAAAGTAGTTACAGAAACTCAACCGACTGAAGAGCAGAAAAAAGCTTTATTGTTTTCTCAAAGAGTCGTAAAATATGTAAAATCAAACGCAATTGTTGTTTCAAACGGTATTCAGGCTTTCGGAATTGGCGGTGGTCAGGTAAATAGAATTTGGGCAACACAGCAGGCGATCGAAAGAGCAAAAGAGAAATTTACAGGAGAATTAGTTTTGGCTTCTGATGCATTTTTCCCTTTCCGTGATGTGGTAGATTTCTGCGCTCAGGAAGGTATTACAGCGATCATCCAACCTGGCGGAAGCGTAAAAGATCAGGAAAGTATTGATGCGGCCAACGAACACAAAATCCCAATGATGTTCACTGGTGTAAGACATTTCTTTCATTAA
- the purD gene encoding phosphoribosylamine--glycine ligase — MRILIIGEGGRESALAAKLQKDVRVTKMFFANGNASTDAIGQNVHMSEIKELRDFAIKEKVDLTIVGPEAPLVAGLKDEFKKHDLKVFGPNQKVASLEGSKAFSKKFMQTYDIKTAKAVVFDSYNEAKDYVQNHEYPLVIKASGLAGGKGVVICDTVEEAEATIHDFMIRRLYGDAGIRLVIEEFLQGFEASIIAFSNGEKLFPCIPVKDYKKAGNGDKGPNTGGMGSVAPSPEFTAEHSADFEKNILAPTITGLKAEGFSFKGIIFFGLMVTKNGTYLLEYNMRFGDPETQVLMALMENNLLDVITDCMNGKDIDLKFKDEKAVCLVMCSGGYPRNIELGFEIVGEDKVKHSQLLYAGAIKKGDKVVSNGGRVLNIIATGATYDEARKKVYEDALPVQFDYSFYREDIGKF, encoded by the coding sequence ATGAGAATATTAATCATAGGTGAGGGTGGAAGAGAGTCTGCATTGGCGGCAAAACTTCAAAAAGACGTTAGAGTCACGAAAATGTTTTTTGCAAACGGAAATGCATCTACTGATGCTATCGGGCAAAACGTTCACATGTCAGAGATCAAAGAATTAAGAGATTTTGCTATCAAAGAAAAAGTAGATCTTACAATTGTTGGTCCGGAAGCACCTTTGGTTGCTGGTCTTAAAGACGAATTTAAAAAGCATGATCTAAAGGTTTTTGGCCCGAATCAAAAAGTGGCAAGTCTGGAAGGAAGCAAGGCTTTCTCAAAGAAATTTATGCAGACCTATGATATCAAAACAGCAAAGGCAGTAGTTTTTGATTCATACAATGAGGCAAAAGATTACGTTCAGAATCACGAGTATCCTTTGGTAATAAAAGCTAGTGGTTTAGCAGGTGGAAAAGGTGTTGTTATCTGTGATACTGTTGAAGAAGCTGAAGCTACGATTCATGATTTTATGATCCGCAGACTTTATGGAGATGCGGGAATACGTTTAGTTATCGAAGAATTTTTACAGGGTTTTGAAGCGTCTATTATTGCATTCTCAAATGGTGAAAAACTATTCCCTTGTATTCCCGTAAAAGATTATAAAAAAGCCGGTAACGGTGATAAAGGTCCGAACACAGGTGGAATGGGTTCTGTGGCACCAAGTCCGGAATTTACAGCAGAACATTCTGCAGATTTTGAAAAAAATATCTTAGCGCCAACCATTACAGGTCTGAAGGCAGAAGGTTTCAGTTTCAAAGGAATTATTTTCTTCGGATTGATGGTTACCAAAAACGGAACTTATCTTTTAGAATACAACATGAGATTCGGAGATCCGGAAACTCAGGTATTGATGGCATTGATGGAAAACAATCTTCTCGATGTTATCACAGACTGTATGAACGGAAAAGATATTGATCTTAAATTTAAAGACGAAAAAGCTGTCTGCCTGGTAATGTGTTCCGGCGGATATCCTAGAAATATAGAATTAGGCTTTGAGATCGTTGGTGAAGATAAAGTAAAACATAGCCAGCTATTGTACGCAGGAGCAATCAAAAAAGGTGATAAAGTTGTTTCCAACGGAGGCAGAGTTCTTAACATTATCGCTACAGGTGCTACTTACGATGAGGCTCGAAAAAAAGTCTACGAAGATGCACTTCCTGTACAGTTTGATTACAGTTTCTACAGAGAAGACATTGGTAAATTTTAA